From Polyodon spathula isolate WHYD16114869_AA chromosome 26, ASM1765450v1, whole genome shotgun sequence, one genomic window encodes:
- the LOC121300611 gene encoding alpha-1,6-mannosylglycoprotein 6-beta-N-acetylglucosaminyltransferase B-like isoform X2, giving the protein MVISFRTRRVCLVLCVLLSALTLVLQNLWIPEGSEEQFPGKPGASEALPQHGVRKLALRLETLSSQIQALKRDNIPGRLDSLAETLQLLQKDHESSMHSVQKDLVMVWEKLDTLLKKSLAGGDTPTSTPFTGMLDSEVCKIPNDPAFPLCAGKVEFLRARWRSDPCYAHYGVDGGACSILAYLSNREDFCPSLPGRNISQRPDKTRPKEGKEEAVIRSDLTPLLELIGSGRGPAVRFMRSRIERLAGRWAQAGVRIRDKLHHKPQAQLKVLLHPGVLAGGAGERFGELSERGGPLGELVQWSDVATALFILGHKVTFSTTLPELHRVIGAPPGKGSCPIQVPLPFDLLYTDYHGLAQLQACMGLSFNQYRCRFRVLDSFGTEPAFNQGEYSQLHGYSTAWGSWELQPRQYMTMFPHTPDNSFMGFVSEELGLGLEEEVQERKEPNMAVVYGKQDYMWQGKESYLEAISQVMKIHGTVYQETDSPPRIPGYVLNHGLLSQDQLLELLKRAKLFIGLGFPYEGPAPLEAIALGCVFLQPRFDPAHTPQNSNFYRGKPTTRQVRSQHPYAEDFIGKPYVWTVDMSNSTEVQEAVRTILRSQLRPFTPYEFTREGMLERVFAYISHQDFCSRSPKPWPPENTLLARLGSLGESCTAVCLQAALVCEPAHFRLLNKPDAFSRLELQQHLCGGEPFASSLQ; this is encoded by the exons ATGGTCATTTCATTCCGAACCAGGAG GGTGTGCCTGGTGCTGTGTGTGCTCCTGTCTGCACTGACTCTGGTGTTACAGAACCTGTGGATTCCGGAAGGTTCCGAAGAGCAGTTTCCAGGGAAACCCGGAGCTTCCGAGG CTCTTCCCCAGCACGGTGTGAGGAAGCTGGCTCTTCGACTGGAGACTCTCTCTTCCCAGATCCAGGCCCTCAAGAGAGACAACATTCCTGGCAGACTGGACAGCCTGGCTGAGACTCTCCAGCT ACTCCAGAAGGACCATGAGAGCTCCATGCACAGTGTGCAGAAGGACCTGGTGATGGTGTGGGAGAAGCTGGATACCCTGTTAAAGAAGAGCCTAGCGGGGGGAGACACACCCACCAGCACCCCATTCACAG GCATGCTGGACAGTGAGGTTTGCAAGATCCCAAACGATCCAGCCTTCCCTCTCTGTGCAGGGAAAGTCGAG TTCCTGCGAGCTCGCTGGCGCTCGGACCCCTGCTACGCTCATTATGGAGTGGATGGTGGAGCCTGCTCTATCCTAGCCTACCTGAGCAACAGAGAGGACTTCTGTCCCAGCCTGCCAGGCAGAAACATCAGCCAGAGACCAGACAAGACACGTCCCAAGGAGGGCAAGGAAGAG gcagTGATAAGGTCAGACCTAACCCCTCTCTTGGAGCTCATTGGCAGTGGCCGGGGTCCTGCAGTGAGGTTCATGCGGTCGCGGATTGAGAGACTGGCAGGGAGATGGGCACAGGCTGGAGTGAGAATCCGTGACAAACTGCACCACAAACCACAGGCACAGCTAAAG GTGCTGCTGCACCCAGGAGTGCTGGCAGGGGGCGCTGGCGAGCGATTTGGGGAGCTGTCGGAGAGGGGTGGTCCGTTGGGGGAGCTGGTGCAGTGGTCAGACGTGGCCACGGCTCTCTTCATCCTGGGACATAAAGTGACCTTCTCAACCACACTGCCAGAGCTGCACAG AGTGATTGGGGCTCCTCCAGGGAAGGGAAGCTGTCCCATCCAAGTGCCGCTGCCCTTTGACCTGCTCTACACAGACTACCACGGCCTAGCTCAGCTGCAGGCTTGCATGGGCCTCTCCTTCAACCAGTACAG GTGTCGGTTCCGGGTTCTAGACTCCTTTGGCACAGAACCAGCCTTCAACCAGGGGGAATACTCCCAACTCCATGGTTACAGCACAGCCTGGGGTAGCTGGGAGCTACAGCCTCGGCAGTACATGACCATGTTCC CCCACACCCCTGACAACTCCTTCATGGGCTTCGTCTCTGAAGAGCTAGGCCTGGGCTTGGAGGAGGAGGTACAGGAGCGCAAGGAACCCAACATGGCTGTTGTCTACGGGAAACAGGACTACATGTGGCAA GGAAAGGAGAGCTACCTGGAAGCAATCAGCCAGGTGATGAAGATCCATGGGACAGTGTACCAAGAGACAGACAGCCCTCCTCGCATCCCTGGCTATGTGTTGAACCATGGACTGTTGTCCCAGGATCAGCTACTGGAGTTGCTTAAGAGAGCCAAG ctgttTATAGGACTGGGGTTCCCCTATGAGGGCCCTGCCCCTCTGGAGGCCATTGCGTTGGGTTGTGTGTTTCTGCAGCCCCGATTCGACCCCGCGCACACACCCCAGAACAGCAACTTTTACCGGGGGAAACCCACCACGAGACAG GTTCGCTCCCAGCATCCCTATGCTGAAGACTTCATAGGTAAACCTTATGTGTGGACTGTTGACATGAGCAACTCCACTGAAGTCCAGGAAGCTGTGAGAACAATCCTGCGCAGCCAG CTGAGACCCTTCACTCCCTATGAATTCACCAGAGAAGGAATGCTTGAGAGAGTCTTTGCCTACATTTCTCATCAG GATTTCTGCAGCCGCTCTCCCAAGCCCTGGCCCCCTGAGAACACCCTGCTAGCCAGGCTGGGCTCTCTCGGGGAGTCCTGCACTGCGGTGTGTCTCCAGGCTGCTCTGGTCTGCGAGCCAGCCCACTTCCGGCTCCTCAACAAGCCTGATGCCTTCTCCAG GCTTGAACTGCAGCAGCACCTCTGTGGAGGTGAACCATTTGCTTCCAGCTTACAATGA
- the LOC121300611 gene encoding alpha-1,6-mannosylglycoprotein 6-beta-N-acetylglucosaminyltransferase B-like isoform X1, whose amino-acid sequence MVISFRTRRVCLVLCVLLSALTLVLQNLWIPEGSEEQFPGKPGASEALPQHGVRKLALRLETLSSQIQALKRDNIPGRLDSLAETLQLLQKDHESSMHSVQKDLVMVWEKLDTLLKKSLAGGDTPTSTPFTGMLDSEVCKIPNDPAFPLCAGKVEFLRARWRSDPCYAHYGVDGGACSILAYLSNREDFCPSLPGRNISQRPDKTRPKEGKEEAVIRSDLTPLLELIGSGRGPAVRFMRSRIERLAGRWAQAGVRIRDKLHHKPQAQLKVLLHPGVLAGGAGERFGELSERGGPLGELVQWSDVATALFILGHKVTFSTTLPELHRVIGAPPGKGSCPIQVPLPFDLLYTDYHGLAQLQACMGLSFNQYRCRFRVLDSFGTEPAFNQGEYSQLHGYSTAWGSWELQPRQYMTMFPHTPDNSFMGFVSEELGLGLEEEVQERKEPNMAVVYGKQDYMWQGKESYLEAISQVMKIHGTVYQETDSPPRIPGYVLNHGLLSQDQLLELLKRAKLFIGLGFPYEGPAPLEAIALGCVFLQPRFDPAHTPQNSNFYRGKPTTRQVRSQHPYAEDFIGKPYVWTVDMSNSTEVQEAVRTILRSQLRPFTPYEFTREGMLERVFAYISHQDFCSRSPKPWPPENTLLARLGSLGESCTAVCLQAALVCEPAHFRLLNKPDAFSSLGLNCSSTSVEVNHLLPAYNERAQQCSLQREGLLFSCAGSDNSHKRLCPCRRYQPGQVALCEGCL is encoded by the exons ATGGTCATTTCATTCCGAACCAGGAG GGTGTGCCTGGTGCTGTGTGTGCTCCTGTCTGCACTGACTCTGGTGTTACAGAACCTGTGGATTCCGGAAGGTTCCGAAGAGCAGTTTCCAGGGAAACCCGGAGCTTCCGAGG CTCTTCCCCAGCACGGTGTGAGGAAGCTGGCTCTTCGACTGGAGACTCTCTCTTCCCAGATCCAGGCCCTCAAGAGAGACAACATTCCTGGCAGACTGGACAGCCTGGCTGAGACTCTCCAGCT ACTCCAGAAGGACCATGAGAGCTCCATGCACAGTGTGCAGAAGGACCTGGTGATGGTGTGGGAGAAGCTGGATACCCTGTTAAAGAAGAGCCTAGCGGGGGGAGACACACCCACCAGCACCCCATTCACAG GCATGCTGGACAGTGAGGTTTGCAAGATCCCAAACGATCCAGCCTTCCCTCTCTGTGCAGGGAAAGTCGAG TTCCTGCGAGCTCGCTGGCGCTCGGACCCCTGCTACGCTCATTATGGAGTGGATGGTGGAGCCTGCTCTATCCTAGCCTACCTGAGCAACAGAGAGGACTTCTGTCCCAGCCTGCCAGGCAGAAACATCAGCCAGAGACCAGACAAGACACGTCCCAAGGAGGGCAAGGAAGAG gcagTGATAAGGTCAGACCTAACCCCTCTCTTGGAGCTCATTGGCAGTGGCCGGGGTCCTGCAGTGAGGTTCATGCGGTCGCGGATTGAGAGACTGGCAGGGAGATGGGCACAGGCTGGAGTGAGAATCCGTGACAAACTGCACCACAAACCACAGGCACAGCTAAAG GTGCTGCTGCACCCAGGAGTGCTGGCAGGGGGCGCTGGCGAGCGATTTGGGGAGCTGTCGGAGAGGGGTGGTCCGTTGGGGGAGCTGGTGCAGTGGTCAGACGTGGCCACGGCTCTCTTCATCCTGGGACATAAAGTGACCTTCTCAACCACACTGCCAGAGCTGCACAG AGTGATTGGGGCTCCTCCAGGGAAGGGAAGCTGTCCCATCCAAGTGCCGCTGCCCTTTGACCTGCTCTACACAGACTACCACGGCCTAGCTCAGCTGCAGGCTTGCATGGGCCTCTCCTTCAACCAGTACAG GTGTCGGTTCCGGGTTCTAGACTCCTTTGGCACAGAACCAGCCTTCAACCAGGGGGAATACTCCCAACTCCATGGTTACAGCACAGCCTGGGGTAGCTGGGAGCTACAGCCTCGGCAGTACATGACCATGTTCC CCCACACCCCTGACAACTCCTTCATGGGCTTCGTCTCTGAAGAGCTAGGCCTGGGCTTGGAGGAGGAGGTACAGGAGCGCAAGGAACCCAACATGGCTGTTGTCTACGGGAAACAGGACTACATGTGGCAA GGAAAGGAGAGCTACCTGGAAGCAATCAGCCAGGTGATGAAGATCCATGGGACAGTGTACCAAGAGACAGACAGCCCTCCTCGCATCCCTGGCTATGTGTTGAACCATGGACTGTTGTCCCAGGATCAGCTACTGGAGTTGCTTAAGAGAGCCAAG ctgttTATAGGACTGGGGTTCCCCTATGAGGGCCCTGCCCCTCTGGAGGCCATTGCGTTGGGTTGTGTGTTTCTGCAGCCCCGATTCGACCCCGCGCACACACCCCAGAACAGCAACTTTTACCGGGGGAAACCCACCACGAGACAG GTTCGCTCCCAGCATCCCTATGCTGAAGACTTCATAGGTAAACCTTATGTGTGGACTGTTGACATGAGCAACTCCACTGAAGTCCAGGAAGCTGTGAGAACAATCCTGCGCAGCCAG CTGAGACCCTTCACTCCCTATGAATTCACCAGAGAAGGAATGCTTGAGAGAGTCTTTGCCTACATTTCTCATCAG GATTTCTGCAGCCGCTCTCCCAAGCCCTGGCCCCCTGAGAACACCCTGCTAGCCAGGCTGGGCTCTCTCGGGGAGTCCTGCACTGCGGTGTGTCTCCAGGCTGCTCTGGTCTGCGAGCCAGCCCACTTCCGGCTCCTCAACAAGCCTGATGCCTTCTCCAG CCTAGGCTTGAACTGCAGCAGCACCTCTGTGGAGGTGAACCATTTGCTTCCAGCTTACAATGAAAGGGCCCAGCAGTGCTCCCTGCAGAGAGAAGGGCTGCTCTTTAGCTGTGCCGGATCAGATAACTCCCACAAGAGACTCTGCCCCTGCCGGAGGTATCAGCCAGGGCAAGTGGCGCTTTGTGAGGGCTGTCTTTAA